A genomic window from Pseudonocardia broussonetiae includes:
- a CDS encoding phage tail sheath family protein has product MSTSTAAFVDVFARGDANRAIRIAGPGDFEREFGGTFRFSEASYAINQFFLNGGSTAFVVRVLPDGAQSASVDLPLEGTGGTSGSTSGGGASGGGASGGASGGTSGASGGGASGGAPGLTAHARNEGEWANGLMVGVQHPAASNPPAFDLVVGRKVTVGGRERVAVLEVFRGLTVDQDHSRYVRTVIERGSSLIRIDEGIGGRPGPTVGTGSDVARSRDAHDFRELTNGRDGDVPSSVEDAALATRLVGNPALGTGMWALDSIAPEIFNILCVPAMAVLTDAGRTTVLAAAQDFCQDRRAMLLIDPPRTHDDATTTSALSGLMNDYAENLDPHPNTAAYFPRLTIPDPLGGERRVGPSGTVAGIWARFDGRHGVWRAPAGTEATLLGANTVLTMNESVSEQFNPVGVNVLRTFPIFNDVVWGARTRVGADLLADQWKYVPVRRTALFIEESLRQGLQWVVFQPNDHALWAQIRLNVGSFMQRLFRLGAFAGISAREAYLVKCDADTTTADDVSIGVVNIVVGFQPLIPAEFVVIKIQQLTRPPEA; this is encoded by the coding sequence ATCGCTGGACCGGGGGACTTCGAGCGGGAGTTCGGCGGGACGTTCCGGTTCAGCGAGGCCAGCTACGCGATCAACCAGTTCTTCCTCAACGGCGGCAGCACGGCGTTCGTGGTCCGGGTGCTGCCCGACGGCGCGCAGTCCGCGTCAGTGGACCTGCCGCTGGAGGGCACCGGCGGCACATCGGGCTCGACGTCGGGCGGGGGTGCTTCGGGCGGTGGCGCGTCCGGTGGTGCTTCAGGCGGCACCTCCGGCGCCTCGGGGGGCGGCGCCTCGGGCGGCGCGCCCGGGCTCACCGCTCACGCCCGCAACGAGGGCGAATGGGCGAACGGTCTGATGGTCGGGGTGCAGCACCCGGCCGCCTCGAACCCGCCCGCGTTCGACCTGGTGGTCGGCCGGAAGGTGACGGTCGGGGGCAGGGAACGGGTCGCGGTGCTGGAGGTGTTCCGCGGGCTCACCGTCGACCAGGACCACAGCCGCTACGTCCGCACCGTCATCGAGCGGGGCTCGTCGCTGATCCGGATCGACGAGGGGATCGGCGGCCGACCCGGCCCGACCGTCGGCACAGGGAGTGACGTGGCGCGCTCCCGGGACGCGCACGACTTCCGCGAGCTCACCAACGGCAGAGATGGCGACGTCCCGTCCAGCGTGGAGGACGCCGCGCTGGCGACGCGGCTCGTCGGCAACCCGGCTCTCGGCACGGGCATGTGGGCGCTGGACAGCATCGCGCCGGAGATCTTCAACATCCTCTGCGTCCCCGCGATGGCGGTGTTGACCGATGCCGGCCGCACCACGGTTCTCGCCGCGGCCCAGGACTTCTGCCAGGACCGCCGCGCGATGCTGCTCATCGACCCGCCGCGGACGCACGACGACGCGACCACCACCAGCGCGCTGAGCGGCCTCATGAACGACTACGCGGAGAACCTCGACCCGCACCCCAACACGGCCGCCTACTTCCCACGGCTCACGATCCCCGACCCGCTGGGCGGCGAGCGCCGGGTTGGCCCGAGCGGCACGGTGGCGGGGATCTGGGCGCGCTTCGACGGCCGGCACGGCGTGTGGCGGGCGCCGGCGGGCACCGAGGCGACGCTCCTCGGCGCAAACACCGTGCTGACCATGAACGAGTCGGTCAGCGAGCAGTTCAACCCGGTGGGCGTCAACGTGCTGCGGACTTTCCCAATCTTCAACGACGTCGTCTGGGGCGCGCGGACGCGGGTCGGCGCCGACCTGCTCGCCGACCAGTGGAAGTACGTGCCGGTGCGGCGCACCGCCCTGTTCATCGAGGAGAGCCTGCGCCAGGGCCTGCAATGGGTGGTGTTCCAGCCCAACGACCACGCGCTGTGGGCCCAGATCCGGCTCAACGTCGGGAGCTTCATGCAGCGCCTCTTCCGGCTCGGCGCCTTCGCGGGCATCAGCGCGCGGGAGGCCTACCTGGTCAAGTGCGACGCCGATACGACCACCGCGGACGACGTCAGCATCGGGGTGGTCAACATCGTCGTGGGTTTCCAGCCGTTGATCCCCGCGGAGTTCGTCGTGATCAAGATCCAGCAGCTGACCCGCCCACCGGAGGCATGA
- a CDS encoding phage tail protein, with the protein MEFDAASGRYDPYKNFKFRVKWDNRYVAGVSKVSALKRTTEVVKHRSGGDASTSHKSAGRTEFEPITLERGVTHDPEFDQWANRVWNYGGGFGLEVSLADYKRDIIIELYNEAGQLAVAYNVYNCWVAEYQALSDLDANANAVAIQHLKLENEGWLRDVGVAQPQSPSFTVPNG; encoded by the coding sequence GTGGAGTTCGATGCCGCGAGCGGCCGTTACGACCCGTACAAGAACTTCAAGTTCCGGGTCAAATGGGACAACCGGTACGTCGCCGGGGTGAGCAAGGTGAGCGCGCTGAAACGCACCACCGAGGTGGTGAAGCACCGTAGCGGCGGCGACGCGAGCACGAGCCACAAGTCGGCAGGACGCACCGAGTTCGAACCGATCACGCTGGAGCGCGGGGTCACCCACGACCCGGAGTTCGACCAGTGGGCCAACCGGGTCTGGAACTACGGCGGCGGGTTCGGCCTGGAGGTGTCGCTCGCCGACTACAAGCGCGACATCATCATCGAGCTCTACAACGAGGCGGGTCAGCTCGCCGTCGCCTACAACGTCTACAACTGCTGGGTCGCGGAGTACCAGGCGCTCTCGGACCTCGACGCCAACGCCAACGCCGTCGCCATCCAGCACCTCAAGCTGGAGAACGAGGGCTGGCTGCGCGACGTAGGGGTCGCGCAACCGCAGTCGCCGTCGTTCACGGTGCCGAACGGCTGA
- a CDS encoding DUF4255 domain-containing protein, translated as MSTGAAVAAVTALIRIVLQGAMNGPLAPAVANFTITALPPDRVVPAETAQLNLFLYRTTPNPGWRNVELPSRSSDGSRRTLPPLAVDLHYLLSAHGKLELEAELLLGHAMAALHGMPLLTRPFVTGALSGVRPGDIQDALWSPISQSGLAEQEEVVTISMEPLSVDDLVKLWSVLGEKYRTSVAYVATVVLIRPDETIPQAPPVTEPARVGVAPLPHAVLDAVTPGELDFAADAPLTLTGRRLLVPGSQVVFGGGPSRDPQPGSTSTDVRVLLPAAVPAGLSTVRVTQPATIGDTTRPMERSNPLPLTVRPVVVSAPVVDAAGSPVVRATLTPDVAPSQEVALLLDGVPDPIAAQAHPLPTGTVDFPIAVAAGTYPARVRVDGAASQPLTVVVP; from the coding sequence ATGAGTACGGGCGCGGCGGTCGCCGCCGTCACCGCGCTGATCCGGATCGTGCTGCAGGGGGCCATGAACGGCCCGCTGGCCCCCGCCGTCGCCAACTTCACGATCACCGCGCTGCCACCGGACCGCGTCGTCCCCGCCGAGACGGCCCAGCTCAACCTGTTCCTCTACCGGACGACCCCGAACCCGGGGTGGCGCAATGTCGAGCTGCCGTCGCGCAGCTCCGACGGCAGCCGCCGGACCCTCCCACCGCTCGCTGTGGACCTGCACTACCTGCTCTCCGCGCACGGAAAACTGGAGCTGGAGGCAGAGCTGTTGCTCGGGCACGCCATGGCGGCGCTGCACGGGATGCCGCTGCTCACCCGGCCGTTCGTCACCGGCGCACTCTCCGGCGTGCGTCCCGGCGACATCCAGGACGCGCTGTGGTCGCCGATCTCGCAGAGCGGGCTCGCCGAACAGGAGGAGGTGGTCACGATCAGCATGGAACCGCTGTCGGTCGACGACCTCGTCAAGCTGTGGTCGGTGCTCGGGGAGAAGTACCGGACGTCGGTCGCGTACGTCGCGACCGTCGTGCTGATCCGCCCGGATGAGACGATCCCGCAGGCGCCGCCGGTCACCGAGCCCGCCCGGGTGGGCGTCGCGCCGCTCCCGCACGCCGTGCTCGACGCGGTGACCCCCGGCGAGCTCGACTTCGCCGCCGACGCCCCGCTGACCCTGACCGGCAGGCGGCTGCTCGTCCCGGGCTCGCAGGTGGTGTTCGGTGGCGGCCCGAGCCGCGACCCGCAACCGGGGAGCACCTCCACCGACGTCCGGGTGCTGCTACCGGCTGCGGTCCCCGCCGGGTTGTCGACCGTCCGGGTCACCCAACCTGCCACCATCGGGGACACGACCCGGCCGATGGAACGGTCGAACCCGCTGCCGCTGACGGTGCGGCCGGTCGTGGTGAGCGCGCCGGTCGTCGACGCCGCCGGATCGCCGGTCGTCCGGGCGACGCTCACCCCCGATGTGGCCCCGTCGCAGGAGGTGGCGCTGCTCCTCGACGGCGTACCGGACCCGATCGCGGCCCAGGCCCACCCGCTGCCCACCGGCACGGTCGACTTCCCGATCGCGGTCGCCGCCGGGACCTACCCGGCGCGGGTGCGCGTCGACGGCGCCGCCTCGCAGCCGCTCACGGTGGTGGTGCCGTGA
- a CDS encoding ATP-binding protein → MASAQTWLESNRAVLQDGLARIRGLLQRHAAGPGAAVPTATPPPAEPARVDTGLGLVGHLFGLTPFEVDVLLLCAGAEVDGSIPALCGAAAGDAGRTQPTFGLALAVLPDGHWSALTPDAPLRRWRLVVPGREVPLTRAPLRIDERVLHFIVGLDVPDPLLAGFVRRAAAVGVLPARHERLAQQVADTWVRGEPVELRGADHEAVIAVANRAAGLGGSGLRVMHAEAVPGEPAERAALAVAVDRDGLLGGGPLLLDTAGSEPATAASVARWLQDLTGPAAVVGGSGVPGAVVVDVGPLPSAEQAALWHEVLDADADAVDVARVVGQFQLGIGEIRSAAARARSTGTPLWTVARAAARPRLDRLAQLLDTGVGWADLVVPAAQRDLLAHLLAHVRQRARVFEEWGFGSRSSAGVSALFEGASGTGKTLGAQVLASALDLDLYRVDLSQVVSKYIGETEKNLGQVFDAADQGGAVLLFDEADALFGRRSEVRDSHDRYANIEVSYLLQRMESYRGLAVLTTNHKNNLDPAFLRRLSVVVHFPFPDAEQRRLIWERVLPATVPTVGLRPDLLARLAVPGGVIRNVALGAAVLAADAGEPVDMAFLLQAARRELAKLERPLTDTEIEGWT, encoded by the coding sequence ATGGCGTCGGCGCAGACCTGGTTGGAGAGCAACCGCGCGGTGCTGCAGGACGGGCTCGCGCGGATCCGTGGACTGCTGCAGCGCCACGCCGCAGGTCCGGGCGCAGCCGTTCCCACCGCGACGCCGCCACCGGCGGAGCCCGCACGCGTCGATACCGGGCTCGGGCTGGTGGGGCACCTCTTCGGGCTCACCCCGTTCGAGGTCGACGTGCTGTTGCTCTGCGCCGGCGCCGAGGTGGACGGGTCGATACCCGCGCTCTGCGGGGCCGCGGCAGGCGACGCGGGGCGTACGCAGCCGACGTTCGGGCTCGCGCTCGCGGTGCTCCCCGACGGGCACTGGAGCGCCCTCACGCCCGACGCACCGCTGCGCCGCTGGCGGTTGGTCGTCCCCGGCCGCGAGGTGCCGCTGACCAGGGCGCCGCTGCGAATCGACGAGCGGGTGCTGCACTTCATCGTCGGACTCGACGTGCCCGACCCGCTGCTCGCCGGGTTCGTCCGGCGCGCCGCGGCGGTGGGGGTGCTGCCTGCCCGCCATGAGCGGCTCGCGCAGCAGGTCGCCGACACCTGGGTCCGGGGCGAACCCGTCGAGCTGCGCGGAGCCGACCACGAGGCGGTGATCGCCGTCGCGAACCGTGCTGCCGGGCTCGGCGGATCCGGGCTGCGGGTGATGCACGCGGAGGCGGTCCCGGGTGAACCCGCGGAACGGGCGGCGCTGGCGGTCGCCGTCGACCGGGACGGACTGCTCGGCGGCGGCCCGCTGCTGCTGGACACGGCCGGCAGCGAACCCGCGACCGCCGCGTCGGTCGCGCGCTGGCTGCAGGACCTCACCGGTCCGGCCGCGGTCGTCGGGGGCAGCGGGGTGCCGGGGGCGGTGGTCGTCGACGTCGGGCCGCTGCCGTCCGCCGAGCAGGCCGCGCTCTGGCACGAGGTTCTCGACGCCGACGCCGACGCCGTCGACGTCGCGCGGGTCGTCGGGCAGTTCCAGCTGGGCATCGGCGAGATCCGCAGCGCGGCGGCCCGCGCGCGCTCGACCGGGACACCACTGTGGACGGTCGCACGGGCGGCGGCCCGGCCTCGTCTCGACCGGCTCGCCCAGTTGCTGGATACCGGCGTCGGCTGGGCCGATCTGGTCGTTCCGGCTGCGCAGCGGGACCTGCTGGCGCACCTGCTCGCCCACGTCCGGCAGCGGGCGCGGGTGTTCGAGGAATGGGGGTTCGGGAGCAGGAGCTCCGCCGGTGTGAGCGCGCTGTTCGAGGGCGCGAGCGGCACCGGGAAGACGCTCGGCGCGCAGGTCCTCGCCTCGGCCCTCGACCTGGACCTCTACCGCGTGGACCTCAGCCAGGTCGTCAGCAAGTACATCGGCGAGACCGAAAAGAACCTCGGACAGGTGTTCGACGCGGCCGACCAGGGGGGCGCCGTGCTGCTCTTCGACGAGGCCGACGCGCTGTTCGGGCGGCGCAGCGAGGTGCGCGACAGCCACGATCGCTACGCGAACATCGAGGTCAGCTACCTGCTGCAGCGCATGGAGTCCTACCGCGGTCTCGCAGTGCTCACGACCAACCACAAGAACAACCTGGATCCCGCGTTCCTGCGCAGGCTCAGTGTCGTCGTCCACTTCCCGTTCCCCGACGCCGAGCAGCGCAGGCTGATCTGGGAGCGGGTGCTGCCCGCGACCGTGCCCACCGTCGGGTTGCGGCCCGACCTGCTGGCCCGGCTCGCGGTGCCGGGCGGGGTGATCCGCAACGTCGCCCTCGGTGCCGCCGTGCTCGCCGCGGACGCCGGGGAGCCCGTCGACATGGCGTTCCTGCTGCAGGCCGCCCGCCGCGAGCTGGCGAAGCTGGAACGCCCGCTCACCGACACCGAGATCGAGGGCTGGACGTGA
- a CDS encoding DUF4157 domain-containing protein, which produces MTRPEPLIRPSRSAVQRCADRISCACADHDGHEVPAQVQDALREPGSPLPAGLQVDLSARLGHDFGKVRVHDGERSTATARELGAKAFTRGGDVVLDRRRLPAGRERETVLVHELVHAAQQEGERGDRVDPARTPAEDQAGRIADDVIARRPAPHGPVADRGEPPPPRPVPPIAATWGLDLTPRRDGGLEIAATGPGLPTRAAGAVTVERRPEGFVLRVPARAPVALRHLPKALARMLAAAAAGGDRTAELEPLAATELLAESDQLAMALTPAAPLDRSELPSTPSGAAPPARPTSLGRDEL; this is translated from the coding sequence GTGACCCGTCCCGAGCCCCTGATCCGCCCGTCGCGGTCCGCGGTGCAGCGCTGCGCCGACCGGATCTCGTGCGCCTGCGCCGACCACGACGGACACGAGGTACCTGCACAGGTGCAGGACGCGCTGCGCGAACCGGGCTCACCGCTGCCTGCCGGGCTGCAGGTGGACCTCTCGGCGCGGCTGGGGCACGACTTCGGCAAGGTCCGCGTCCACGACGGCGAGCGGTCCACCGCGACCGCCCGCGAGCTGGGAGCGAAGGCGTTCACCCGGGGCGGGGACGTCGTGCTCGACCGTCGGCGGCTTCCCGCCGGGCGCGAGCGGGAGACGGTGCTCGTGCACGAGCTCGTCCACGCGGCACAGCAGGAGGGGGAGCGCGGCGATCGGGTCGATCCCGCCCGTACGCCGGCCGAGGACCAGGCGGGCCGCATCGCCGACGACGTGATCGCGCGCCGGCCCGCGCCACACGGGCCCGTCGCGGACCGGGGCGAGCCCCCGCCGCCGCGTCCGGTGCCGCCGATCGCGGCGACCTGGGGCCTCGACCTGACCCCCCGCCGGGACGGGGGCTTGGAGATCGCGGCCACCGGTCCGGGGCTCCCGACGCGGGCAGCGGGGGCGGTGACGGTCGAGCGCAGACCGGAGGGGTTCGTCCTGCGGGTGCCCGCACGCGCGCCGGTCGCGCTGCGACACCTGCCGAAGGCGCTGGCACGGATGCTCGCGGCGGCCGCAGCCGGGGGCGATCGCACCGCCGAGCTCGAGCCGCTCGCCGCCACGGAACTGCTGGCCGAGAGCGACCAACTGGCGATGGCGCTCACCCCCGCGGCACCGCTGGACCGGAGCGAGCTCCCGAGCACACCCTCCGGCGCAGCGCCGCCCGCGCGGCCGACGAGCCTCGGAAGGGATGAGCTGTGA